The Engraulis encrasicolus isolate BLACKSEA-1 chromosome 4, IST_EnEncr_1.0, whole genome shotgun sequence genome includes a window with the following:
- the nudt21 gene encoding cleavage and polyadenylation specificity factor subunit 5, giving the protein MSVVPPNRSSTGWPRGVNQFGNKYISPPAKPLTLERTINLYPLTNYTFGTKEPLYEKDSSVAARFQRMREEFDKMGMRRTVEGVLIVHEHRLPHVLLLQLGTTFFKLPGGELNPGEDEVEGLKRLMTEILGRQDGVKQDWVIDDCIGNWWRPNFEPPQYPYIPAHITKPKEHKKLFLVQLQEKALFAVPKNYKLVAAPLFELYDNAPGYGPIISSLPQLLSRFNFIYN; this is encoded by the exons ATGTCGGTCGTTCCGCCCAACCGATCATCAACCGGTTGGCCCCGTGGAGTCAATCAATTCGGGAATAAATATATCTCCCCGCCAGCCAAACCGCTCACTCTGGAGAGAACGATCAACCT ATATCCCCTTACAAACTACACATTTGGCACTAAAGAACCTCTTTATGAGAAAGACAGTTCCGTGGCAGCTCGGTTCCAGCGGATGCGCGAGGAGTTCGACAAGATGGGCATGAGGCGGACGGTGGAGGGAGTCCTGATTGTTCACGAGCACAGACTACCACACGTCCTCCTGCTACAGCTGGGAACTACGTTTTTTAAACT GCCGGGCGGAGAATTGAATCCAGGTGAAGATGAAGTTGAAGGCCTGAAGCGATTGATGACAGAG ATTCTGGGGAGGCAGGATGGCGTAAAGCAAGACTGGGTGATAGACGACTGCATCGGAAACTGGTGGAGACCAAACTTCGAGCCCCCACAG TATCCTTACATTCCAGCACACATAACGAAGCCCAAAGAGCATAAGAAACTCTTTCTGGTCCAGCTACAGGAAAAAG CCCTGTTTGCGGTGCCTAAGAACTACAAGCTGGTGGCTGCTCCTCTGTTTGAGCTGTATGACAACGCGCCTGGCTACGGACCCATCATCTCCAGTCTCCCGCAGCTACTCAGCAG